One window of the Candidatus Jettenia sp. genome contains the following:
- a CDS encoding exodeoxyribonuclease VII small subunit — MAKIKFADALKGLEDIVERIERGDLSLDEALSEYENGIKLYKQCVSMLEDAEKKIQILMKDGNGGFRTKDFEIETT, encoded by the coding sequence ATGGCCAAGATAAAATTTGCGGATGCACTAAAAGGATTAGAGGATATTGTAGAGCGGATCGAGAGAGGAGATTTATCTCTGGATGAGGCATTATCTGAATATGAGAACGGTATTAAATTGTATAAACAATGTGTCTCTATGTTAGAAGATGCAGAAAAAAAGATTCAAATCCTGATGAAAGATGGAAATGGTGGTTTTCGTACAAAAGATTTCGAGATTGAGACTACCTGA
- the xseA gene encoding exodeoxyribonuclease VII large subunit: protein MDFTEPLPFQTDITKNRKSILTISEITRRIRGSLEQEFFHVWVVGEISNMKRPISGHVYLTLKDADAQLQTVMFRSVASSVKFELKDGMEVLVFGSVTVYESRGQYQLIIEAIEPKGMGALQLAFLQLKERLGKEGLFDLAHKKALPLFPGKIAIVTSLTGAAIRDIIQVIHRRFAKVKILIYPVKVQGEGAAQEIAQAISDLNTIPDIDVMIVGRGGGSLEDLWAFNEEVVARSIYASKIPVISAVGHEIDITISDLVADKRALTPTEAGELVVPCYDQVSDSLEKIKTRLVQALYNKILLIKSQLMGIKNSLSFKKLRDKILRLQQELDEVAQRLITVSKHTVELEWERLTGLANRLDNVSPLKVLERGYSITTNVEDDKPIKSTEGLVVGKKLKIRFSHGNVVSSIVEIVK, encoded by the coding sequence ATGGATTTTACTGAACCATTACCTTTCCAGACGGATATCACAAAGAACCGAAAAAGTATACTAACGATCTCTGAAATTACACGAAGGATACGTGGTTCGCTTGAGCAGGAATTTTTTCATGTATGGGTTGTGGGAGAAATATCCAACATGAAAAGACCGATATCCGGGCATGTATATCTGACATTAAAAGATGCCGATGCCCAGCTTCAGACTGTTATGTTCAGGTCTGTTGCAAGCTCTGTAAAATTTGAGTTAAAGGATGGGATGGAGGTGTTGGTCTTTGGCTCTGTTACCGTATACGAATCCCGTGGTCAATACCAATTAATTATTGAAGCGATTGAGCCAAAAGGTATGGGAGCATTGCAGTTGGCCTTTTTGCAGCTAAAAGAACGACTCGGGAAAGAAGGATTATTCGATCTGGCACATAAAAAAGCCCTTCCGTTGTTTCCGGGAAAGATCGCTATTGTAACGTCTCTAACTGGTGCTGCAATCAGGGATATTATCCAGGTGATTCACAGAAGATTTGCCAAGGTAAAGATTCTCATTTATCCGGTAAAAGTACAGGGGGAAGGGGCAGCACAGGAGATTGCTCAGGCAATTTCTGATTTGAATACTATTCCAGATATTGATGTGATGATTGTTGGAAGGGGCGGTGGTAGTTTAGAAGATTTGTGGGCCTTTAATGAGGAGGTTGTTGCACGGAGTATTTATGCCTCAAAAATCCCCGTTATCTCCGCAGTAGGTCATGAGATTGATATAACTATTTCCGATTTGGTTGCTGATAAAAGGGCTCTTACACCTACAGAGGCGGGGGAGCTTGTTGTTCCATGCTATGATCAGGTAAGCGATTCATTGGAGAAAATTAAAACTAGACTTGTCCAGGCACTATATAATAAAATATTGCTTATCAAGAGTCAACTTATGGGAATCAAAAATAGTCTTTCCTTTAAGAAACTACGTGATAAAATTCTTAGGTTACAACAGGAATTAGATGAAGTTGCGCAAAGGTTAATTACGGTAAGTAAACATACCGTGGAGTTGGAATGGGAACGGTTAACGGGTCTTGCAAATAGATTGGATAATGTGAGTCCATTGAAAGTATTAGAAAGAGGCTATTCCATTACGACAAACGTAGAAGACGATAAACCGATCAAGTCAACCGAGGGACTCGTTGTTGGGAAAAAATTGAAAATACGATTTTCTCATGGTAACGTTGTATCTTCAATAGTTGAGATAGTAAAGTAA
- a CDS encoding TIGR00282 family metallophosphoesterase, whose translation MKINVLVIGDIVGKPGRIILKNKLKAYIDREQIHFCIANGENAAGGAGITEEIANELFSYGVDVITMGDHVWDKKDIMHFLETNRSILRPGNYSPLAIGKGYVVKTSHLGTPIGVINLLGRVFMKPVDCPFRVVDDILKIISKETKVIFVDMHAEATSEKIAMGWYLDGRVSAVVGTHTHVPTADEKILPKGTACISDLGMTGPHESILGRKIDCVLKAITTQMPTRFEVAEGDIRINGVKVVVDSQTGKADSIKRVEVREGD comes from the coding sequence ATGAAAATTAACGTTCTGGTTATTGGTGATATCGTGGGGAAACCTGGACGTATCATATTAAAGAATAAATTAAAGGCATATATCGATAGGGAACAGATACATTTTTGTATAGCAAATGGTGAAAATGCTGCTGGTGGCGCCGGTATTACTGAGGAAATAGCTAATGAGTTATTTTCTTATGGTGTTGATGTTATAACTATGGGCGATCATGTCTGGGATAAAAAGGATATAATGCATTTTTTAGAAACGAACAGGAGTATCCTGAGACCTGGTAATTATTCGCCACTGGCAATTGGAAAAGGTTATGTTGTAAAGACCTCTCATTTAGGTACTCCGATTGGGGTTATTAACTTATTGGGCCGGGTATTTATGAAACCGGTAGATTGCCCCTTCAGAGTGGTTGATGATATTCTGAAGATTATATCAAAAGAGACAAAGGTAATTTTTGTGGATATGCATGCAGAAGCAACCTCTGAAAAGATTGCAATGGGATGGTATTTGGATGGCAGGGTAAGTGCTGTTGTTGGCACCCATACTCATGTGCCCACTGCAGATGAGAAGATATTGCCAAAAGGAACGGCATGTATCAGCGATTTGGGAATGACAGGCCCTCATGAGTCTATACTGGGAAGGAAAATTGATTGTGTATTGAAGGCAATTACAACACAAATGCCAACTCGGTTTGAGGTGGCAGAAGGAGATATCCGCATAAACGGAGTGAAGGTAGTTGTTGATAGCCAAACGGGAAAAGCTGATAGTATAAAGAGAGTTGAAGTCAGAGAGGGTGATTAA
- the coaD gene encoding pantetheine-phosphate adenylyltransferase, with amino-acid sequence MKKAVYPGTFDPVTNGHLDVIRRGCIIFDTLIVAVGCNPLKDALFSVHERMEMIRDNIGDLKNVEVDYFTGMLVDYLKKQQTNIILRGIRTVSDFEYEFQRALTNRVLNKEVETVFVMTSEQYSFLNSTLIKEAVSLGGSVSQFVPADVERRLKQKFKDFYGKKVE; translated from the coding sequence ATGAAAAAAGCAGTTTATCCGGGAACATTTGATCCGGTTACGAATGGGCACCTGGATGTAATAAGAAGGGGTTGCATTATTTTTGATACATTAATTGTTGCTGTAGGATGCAATCCTTTGAAAGACGCCTTGTTTTCCGTTCATGAGCGTATGGAGATGATCCGTGATAATATTGGAGATTTGAAGAATGTGGAAGTTGACTATTTTACCGGCATGCTCGTTGATTATCTAAAAAAACAACAGACGAATATCATACTCCGCGGTATACGTACAGTGTCTGATTTTGAATATGAATTTCAGAGGGCGCTTACCAACCGGGTTCTCAATAAAGAAGTTGAGACGGTATTTGTAATGACAAGCGAGCAGTATTCATTCTTAAACTCTACCTTAATTAAGGAAGCTGTTAGTTTGGGAGGTAGTGTGAGTCAATTTGTTCCGGCTGATGTCGAAAGGCGTTTAAAACAGAAATTTAAGGATTTTTATGGAAAGAAAGTTGAATGA
- the lptD gene encoding LPS assembly protein LptD: MQKIHILIILAILFVINRDSYADGLLSVKYIEQKPFSLSAETVSTWKKEGIRVFVAHKEAKVLQAPFQITADTIVCWFHEEEAIQSKEASVEVYCEGNVTILQDENYEKYEQVYLRFETMTGIVVNPYTQPIKTFEEAQKTEVVLRGEEIRSRKEEEYLSHEIPKKVLTSDTPEKQEIVDIIADNIDSWQEEDKRIVVALGNVKINKKDAAIDADNVILWFDQKKSEDSEYSELPLSAIYAEGNVMMRRKDDMLIADKIFENIEEDKGILINSQIKTTLQPQKQGTIRDESQKGKSEYLEGLPVYVSGEQIKHVDKGQYEIKNGIITTCGYGHPHYHFKGKKIRLIQRGKHNIISSTNNTFHVGSYPMGYLPYLSLDVRKKEKILRNWEFGSSSRFGSFLSTDWDLFAITGGSQKDWSDLIFSLDYLQERGLGTGINFEYRGQDAYGFLDTYYIKDKGEFDINDIPIEDEDRGAVLWRHRQELPYDFRLDMEYSYLSDPRFLREFFRHEFKQEKDRETVLYLRRIHDTTAQTFLINEQLNGFDTTVDSLREKRYAERLPELTYQIIGEPIWDNRLIFTSESSATHFDNSLDRIDEPVQPQSVVRLDNVNRITMPWKPGFFNINPFVEGRVTGYSESIDTSGPNDEPNGPATGRFIGSLGFDWSSTHWRTYSVYNDFLKINRLRHIFVPELRYVYNPVVTEDPNTFYQYDEIDAQDSSQIVVIGVKNMLQTKRGEPGFEKNVDFVYFNLEYYIFPTDAGIFNDGINGIVIREDNFVNLDFRCKLTDIVTFVSERNEFNTEEFRFDVLSSGFEIYNPPKWQYFVGHRFIRDISSTLILAADYRISEKWSVAAREMYDFKSLDTDDIDDDGESDPKNLRTNFILSRYFHDWVASLTLELDPVRNDSSYRFDISPKGLQRTRNRFWF, from the coding sequence ATGCAAAAAATACATATTCTCATAATTTTAGCCATTCTGTTTGTTATCAATAGAGATAGTTATGCTGATGGACTATTGTCGGTAAAATATATAGAACAAAAGCCTTTTTCTCTGTCGGCGGAAACCGTTAGTACCTGGAAAAAAGAAGGGATTAGAGTCTTTGTTGCCCATAAGGAAGCGAAAGTATTACAGGCACCATTCCAAATTACCGCAGATACTATTGTATGCTGGTTTCATGAAGAAGAAGCTATACAAAGCAAGGAGGCATCGGTAGAAGTGTATTGTGAAGGTAACGTGACTATTCTGCAAGATGAGAACTACGAGAAGTACGAACAGGTATACTTAAGATTTGAGACGATGACTGGTATCGTAGTTAATCCGTATACACAACCGATAAAGACTTTTGAGGAGGCACAAAAGACAGAAGTTGTTTTACGTGGTGAAGAAATACGATCCAGGAAAGAAGAGGAATATTTATCTCATGAGATACCCAAAAAAGTCTTAACCTCAGATACTCCTGAGAAACAGGAAATAGTTGATATTATAGCAGACAATATCGACTCATGGCAGGAAGAAGATAAGCGTATCGTTGTAGCGCTTGGAAATGTTAAAATTAACAAAAAAGATGCGGCGATAGATGCCGATAATGTAATTTTATGGTTTGATCAAAAAAAATCGGAGGATTCAGAGTATTCAGAGCTACCGCTGAGTGCGATATATGCGGAAGGGAATGTGATGATGCGCCGCAAAGATGATATGCTCATTGCCGATAAAATATTTGAGAATATAGAGGAAGATAAAGGGATTCTTATTAATAGCCAGATAAAAACGACTCTTCAGCCACAAAAACAAGGCACCATACGCGACGAATCTCAAAAAGGTAAAAGCGAATATCTCGAAGGATTGCCTGTTTATGTTAGTGGAGAACAGATAAAACACGTTGATAAAGGACAATATGAGATTAAAAACGGTATAATAACTACGTGTGGATATGGGCATCCCCACTATCATTTTAAAGGTAAAAAGATCCGGTTGATTCAGAGAGGTAAACACAATATTATATCTTCTACGAACAATACTTTTCATGTAGGCAGCTATCCTATGGGCTATTTACCCTATTTATCCCTTGATGTCCGGAAAAAGGAAAAAATCTTAAGAAACTGGGAATTTGGAAGTTCTTCACGCTTTGGTTCGTTTCTTAGTACGGATTGGGACTTATTTGCAATAACAGGTGGAAGTCAAAAAGACTGGAGTGACCTTATCTTCAGCCTCGATTACTTACAGGAGAGAGGTTTGGGCACAGGAATTAACTTTGAGTATAGGGGACAAGATGCTTATGGTTTTCTCGACACCTATTATATAAAAGATAAGGGTGAATTCGATATTAATGATATCCCTATCGAAGACGAAGACCGTGGCGCAGTTCTTTGGAGACATCGTCAGGAATTGCCTTATGATTTCCGTTTGGATATGGAGTATTCATATTTGAGTGATCCAAGGTTCCTGAGAGAATTTTTCCGCCATGAATTTAAACAAGAAAAAGACCGTGAGACGGTATTATATTTACGAAGAATTCACGATACGACTGCGCAGACATTTTTGATTAACGAGCAGTTGAATGGATTCGATACAACGGTGGATTCATTAAGGGAAAAGAGATATGCGGAACGTTTACCGGAATTAACGTATCAAATTATTGGAGAACCTATATGGGATAACCGCCTTATATTTACCTCAGAGTCATCAGCGACTCATTTTGATAATTCTCTTGACCGGATAGATGAACCGGTGCAACCTCAATCTGTTGTAAGACTTGATAATGTGAATCGGATAACTATGCCCTGGAAACCGGGGTTTTTTAATATAAATCCTTTTGTAGAAGGCAGAGTGACAGGATATTCCGAAAGTATAGATACCTCTGGTCCGAATGATGAGCCAAACGGTCCTGCCACAGGTCGTTTCATAGGTTCCCTGGGATTTGATTGGAGTTCGACACATTGGAGAACCTACAGTGTTTATAACGATTTCTTAAAGATAAACCGTTTAAGGCATATCTTTGTTCCTGAGCTGCGTTATGTGTATAACCCGGTTGTTACGGAAGATCCGAATACGTTCTATCAGTATGATGAAATTGATGCGCAGGACTCATCACAGATTGTTGTAATAGGGGTAAAGAATATGTTGCAGACAAAACGGGGAGAACCGGGTTTTGAAAAAAATGTAGATTTTGTTTATTTTAATTTAGAGTATTACATTTTTCCAACAGATGCCGGTATTTTTAATGATGGTATTAATGGAATTGTCATAAGGGAAGACAATTTTGTGAATCTCGATTTCCGGTGTAAACTTACCGATATCGTTACGTTTGTTTCTGAAAGAAATGAGTTTAATACCGAAGAGTTCCGATTTGACGTCCTTAGTTCAGGTTTTGAAATTTACAATCCACCGAAATGGCAATATTTTGTTGGCCATAGATTTATCCGGGATATCAGTTCTACTCTCATCCTGGCGGCAGATTACCGGATTAGTGAGAAATGGAGTGTGGCAGCCAGGGAAATGTATGATTTTAAATCTCTTGATACGGACGATATAGATGATGATGGCGAAAGTGACCCTAAAAATCTTAGAACAAATTTTATCCTGTCCCGTTATTTTCATGATTGGGTAGCAAGTCTTACCCTTGAACTCGATCCTGTGAGAAATGATAGTTCCTACAGGTTTGATATATCACCGAAAGGATTGCAGAGAACCCGAAACCGTTTTTGGTTTTAA
- a CDS encoding DegT/DnrJ/EryC1/StrS family aminotransferase, which yields MKVTALDLKRQYENIRDEINNAVLEVIASQSFILGPFVESFEHSIAEFCHIKHAIGVSSGTDAILLALMASGIGKDDEVITTPFTFFATAGSIARLGAVPVFVDINPVTYNIEVSKIASAISKRTKAILPVHLYGQCADMDSILEIAGVHGFVVIEDAAQAIGAVYKGKKAGSIGNIGCFSFYPTKNLGGYGDGGLVTTYDDKLAELIKVLRVHGSKSRYYHSYVGMNGRLDAIQAAVLSVKLKYLNEWSEKRRLAASYYSEHLKPLPIRLPEIESYNTHIFHQYVIATSQRDALMRYLGQQGVETTVYYPMPLHLQECFEYLGYKEGDLPESERASRETLALPIFSEITYKEQDCVIDHIKNFFSKI from the coding sequence ATGAAAGTAACAGCTCTGGATTTAAAACGGCAATACGAAAATATTCGAGATGAAATAAATAACGCTGTTTTAGAAGTAATAGCTAGCCAATCTTTTATCCTTGGTCCTTTTGTCGAATCATTCGAGCACAGCATAGCAGAATTCTGCCACATTAAGCACGCCATTGGAGTATCCTCAGGTACAGATGCAATCTTATTAGCCTTAATGGCATCCGGTATTGGTAAGGATGATGAGGTTATCACTACACCTTTTACCTTCTTTGCAACGGCAGGGTCGATTGCTCGTTTGGGAGCGGTTCCGGTATTTGTGGATATAAATCCTGTTACCTATAATATTGAGGTAAGCAAGATTGCATCTGCAATAAGTAAAAGGACAAAAGCTATCCTTCCCGTTCATCTGTACGGGCAGTGTGCCGATATGGATAGTATCCTTGAAATTGCAGGTGTACATGGATTTGTGGTTATTGAAGATGCTGCACAGGCAATAGGGGCGGTGTATAAAGGTAAAAAAGCCGGCTCTATCGGGAACATAGGTTGTTTTTCTTTCTATCCTACAAAGAATCTGGGTGGCTATGGTGACGGTGGACTTGTGACAACTTATGATGATAAACTGGCAGAGCTTATTAAGGTTTTGAGAGTGCATGGGTCGAAATCCAGGTATTATCATTCATATGTTGGTATGAATGGAAGATTAGATGCCATACAGGCTGCTGTTCTATCGGTTAAATTAAAATATCTGAATGAGTGGTCTGAGAAGCGCAGGTTGGCTGCTTCATATTATTCTGAGCATTTGAAGCCGTTACCCATCCGTCTGCCTGAAATAGAATCTTATAATACTCACATATTTCATCAATACGTGATAGCGACATCTCAAAGAGACGCATTGATGAGGTATCTTGGGCAACAAGGAGTAGAAACTACAGTTTATTATCCAATGCCCCTTCATTTACAAGAGTGTTTTGAATATCTGGGGTATAAAGAAGGTGATTTACCCGAATCCGAACGAGCATCGCGTGAGACATTAGCCCTGCCTATCTTTTCTGAAATTACATACAAGGAACAGGATTGTGTAATTGATCACATAAAAAATTTCTTTTCAAAGATATAA
- a CDS encoding type II toxin-antitoxin system HicB family antitoxin yields MYFPVVIHKDKESGYGATIPDIPGCFTVGGTLDEALANIQEAVECHLEGETEVPKPSSIDKYIQHHDYKGGVWVLVDIDLSFLSGKTVRINITVPERILRKIDKAAKKRGVPRSVFLVDAASKIAER; encoded by the coding sequence ATGTATTTTCCCGTGGTAATTCATAAAGACAAGGAGAGTGGCTATGGAGCCACTATTCCCGATATTCCCGGTTGTTTTACGGTTGGTGGTACACTGGATGAGGCATTGGCCAATATACAGGAGGCGGTAGAATGTCATCTTGAAGGTGAAACAGAAGTGCCAAAACCATCGAGTATAGATAAGTATATACAACATCATGATTATAAGGGTGGTGTTTGGGTATTGGTGGATATTGATCTTTCGTTTCTGTCTGGTAAAACAGTACGAATTAATATAACGGTACCTGAAAGGATTCTTCGTAAAATAGACAAGGCGGCAAAGAAACGTGGCGTGCCACGTTCGGTTTTTCTTGTCGATGCAGCTAGTAAAATTGCAGAGAGATGA
- a CDS encoding type II toxin-antitoxin system HicA family toxin, with protein sequence MLNNNMYSVYNINVDSKDIIKRLESEGWVRVHTKGSHHKFKHPEKKEIVTVVHPRKDYPVGTLRSIFKQAGWKWR encoded by the coding sequence ATGCTTAACAATAATATGTATAGTGTGTATAATATTAACGTGGACAGCAAAGATATAATCAAAAGATTGGAAAGCGAAGGATGGGTAAGGGTGCACACGAAGGGAAGTCATCACAAGTTTAAACATCCTGAGAAAAAAGAAATCGTTACGGTTGTTCATCCCAGAAAGGATTATCCTGTTGGGACATTAAGAAGTATTTTTAAACAAGCGGGCTGGAAATGGAGGTAA
- a CDS encoding ImmA/IrrE family metallo-endopeptidase has protein sequence MHVPDYRNAKAVLRSVNDKEHILRAYREEDLKPYMNPEWQAWRFAGALLMPAQAVKEAIRRGYSIGEMSKRFGVNPAFVISRIKALTRINYQQIKGH, from the coding sequence TTGCATGTACCCGATTATAGAAACGCAAAAGCCGTCTTACGATCAGTCAATGATAAAGAGCATATATTACGGGCATATCGAGAAGAGGATCTAAAACCATACATGAACCCAGAATGGCAGGCATGGCGGTTTGCTGGCGCTTTATTGATGCCTGCGCAGGCAGTAAAAGAAGCAATTAGACGTGGGTATAGTATTGGCGAAATGTCAAAAAGATTTGGGGTAAATCCAGCTTTTGTGATAAGCAGAATAAAGGCATTAACGAGAATCAATTACCAACAAATAAAGGGGCATTGA
- a CDS encoding PqqD family protein, whose protein sequence is MMPIRKQGIFVQDIGRETLLYSARERVFHVLNATAKFIWELCDGEHSIEDIEQAVRDNFSMTREYDIAGDVQRTLKFFISKGLLEN, encoded by the coding sequence ATGATGCCTATCCGAAAACAGGGTATTTTCGTACAAGACATTGGACGGGAAACGCTCCTTTATAGTGCCAGAGAGCGGGTATTTCACGTCCTTAATGCTACAGCAAAATTCATTTGGGAACTTTGTGATGGTGAGCATAGTATAGAAGATATAGAGCAAGCTGTAAGGGATAACTTTTCTATGACAAGAGAATATGATATAGCAGGAGATGTTCAGCGAACATTAAAGTTCTTTATTAGTAAAGGACTATTAGAAAATTGA
- a CDS encoding glycosyltransferase: MRIAILSPSSRFMQHHKSCNSKKNAISLLSEGLIKRGVDVTLFTGSDLETKERRESNCLIPYEEENHLNFIACVSSHMVNVLKKAGEFDLIHNYFNLVPLFYRRLINTPMVTTIHAPSSDILSLFKEDEGRSYYVSTSIADRNPCLEYISTIYDSIDLQSFTFKEQKENYLISFGNIHPNNGIEEAIEIAQKSGMRLVLTGNVLDQTYFENVVLPQQGDHLIIHCGMMDQVLKDKLLGGAYAFLHSIRLGDPFDLSIIEAMACGTPVIAFSGSAMHEIIKDCETGYIVGSIEDALNRLKQISTINRTQCRRWVEDRFSQDRMVDDYLKVYKKILEMERPRAHHANPPWGKWEVLLDEPTYKVKRITVLPGNRLSYQKHFQREEYWNVVGGKASVTIDGKEILLKSGQAIDIPKGAAHRVANQEQSSLVFIEIQRGNYLGEDDIIRLEDDYGRS, encoded by the coding sequence ATGAGAATTGCCATACTATCGCCATCAAGCAGGTTCATGCAGCATCACAAATCTTGCAATTCAAAGAAAAATGCCATTTCACTCTTATCCGAAGGTTTAATAAAACGGGGAGTGGATGTCACACTCTTTACCGGCAGTGACTTAGAAACAAAAGAAAGACGCGAATCCAACTGCTTAATTCCTTATGAAGAAGAAAACCACCTTAACTTTATAGCCTGTGTATCTTCTCATATGGTTAATGTGTTGAAAAAGGCTGGAGAGTTCGATTTAATCCACAATTACTTTAATCTCGTGCCTCTCTTTTACCGCCGCCTTATTAACACTCCGATGGTTACTACAATTCATGCACCTTCTTCGGACATCTTATCTCTTTTTAAGGAAGACGAAGGCCGAAGCTACTACGTTTCGACGAGTATTGCCGATCGGAACCCTTGCCTGGAGTATATCTCTACAATTTATGATAGTATCGATTTACAGTCATTTACGTTTAAAGAACAAAAAGAAAACTATCTTATATCCTTTGGTAATATCCATCCAAACAATGGTATTGAAGAGGCGATTGAGATTGCCCAGAAATCTGGTATGAGACTTGTTCTTACCGGTAACGTTTTAGACCAAACCTATTTTGAGAATGTTGTGCTTCCGCAGCAGGGTGATCATCTCATAATTCATTGTGGAATGATGGATCAGGTACTTAAGGATAAATTGCTGGGTGGTGCCTATGCTTTTTTGCATTCAATTCGTTTAGGAGATCCTTTTGATCTGAGCATTATCGAGGCCATGGCATGTGGAACACCGGTTATCGCTTTTTCAGGAAGTGCCATGCATGAGATTATAAAAGACTGTGAAACAGGGTATATCGTTGGAAGTATTGAAGATGCATTGAATAGATTGAAACAAATTTCCACAATTAATCGGACGCAATGTCGCCGATGGGTAGAAGATCGTTTTAGTCAGGATCGTATGGTGGATGACTACCTTAAAGTATACAAGAAGATACTTGAGATGGAAAGACCACGGGCACACCATGCTAATCCTCCCTGGGGAAAGTGGGAGGTACTATTGGATGAACCTACTTATAAGGTAAAGAGGATTACAGTTCTACCGGGAAATCGGCTTAGCTATCAAAAACATTTTCAACGTGAGGAGTATTGGAATGTGGTCGGGGGCAAAGCATCGGTAACTATAGACGGGAAAGAGATATTGCTTAAATCAGGGCAAGCCATTGATATTCCCAAAGGAGCAGCTCACCGTGTAGCAAATCAGGAGCAATCTTCTCTGGTATTTATTGAGATCCAGCGAGGTAACTATTTAGGAGAAGATGACATTATCAGATTAGAGGATGACTACGGTCGTTCATAA